GATTACTATGAAAGGTTTTCAACACATTGCCTGTACCGCCATTATAGGCAGAGATGATGGCATAATGTTTACTTTGGTTATTGGTGACCTTTTGTAAATATCTATCGTCAAGAATCGACAAATATGCAGTGCCAATATCAATATTTTGTGCCGGATTAAACAGTACTTGCTTGCTTGGTTGGCCGGGTTTACGTTTAATTTTTTGATAAACGTCACGGCCTGCAGTCGCAGGAACCACTTGCATTAGCCCGTAGGCATTAGCGTGACTCACAGCGAACGGGTTAAAGCTACTTTCCGTTTCAATAATGGCGTAAATCAGAGAAGGGGCAATCTGGTATTTTTTCGACGCTGCGATCACATAGTCGCTAAATTGGTGCTTGCGCAATTTCTGATGATCGGTAACCAAAGTGAAGTTCACTTGGTGCAGAGGCTTTTTACCTAAGCGCTTTTTGATCAGCTTTTGTTTGACTAAGTAATCAGCAAAGCGCCCTGCTCGCCATTGATAGCGAATGGGTTTGTTATCGGTATCAATAACTTGGCGATACAAAAACGGTGTAGTACCTAGTTTCGGCGCATCGCTTGAAAAAATATCGGTATTTGCGGGATCAGCAGGCGTCAGCAAGGTCGTGACAACCGCTTGTTTTAGCATTGCAAGCGGCTGCTTCGTAGCGATGGTTTCAACAGTGACTGAGCCGTTGGTGAAATCGATAATGGCTCTGGCCTGATAATCGTTACTGTACTTTACGTACTTGCGCGTGCTTGGTAGTTTGCTATTGCCCTTTCCCCATTGCTTTTCTACAAACTGCTCCAGCTCTGCTAGCGCTTGTTTGATCTTCGCTACGTCATATTT
This Thalassotalea euphylliae DNA region includes the following protein-coding sequences:
- a CDS encoding murein transglycosylase domain-containing protein, yielding MFRLFITFFLLTLLTSCKVTPNLSSPAHVEKLVKQIKTNPENIPAIAKQAEQSHQAIKYDVAKIKQALAELEQFVEKQWGKGNSKLPSTRKYVKYSNDYQARAIIDFTNGSVTVETIATKQPLAMLKQAVVTTLLTPADPANTDIFSSDAPKLGTTPFLYRQVIDTDNKPIRYQWRAGRFADYLVKQKLIKKRLGKKPLHQVNFTLVTDHQKLRKHQFSDYVIAASKKYQIAPSLIYAIIETESSFNPFAVSHANAYGLMQVVPATAGRDVYQKIKRKPGQPSKQVLFNPAQNIDIGTAYLSILDDRYLQKVTNNQSKHYAIISAYNGGTGNVLKTFHSNRNTAFSRINQLGSKSVYWALTNKHPRAESRNYLKKVTSREPKYQ